A window of bacterium HR17 contains these coding sequences:
- the ggt gene encoding Gamma-glutamyltranspeptidase has translation MAGLVVAPQVLAAEEGVKVLRQGGNAADAAVTAALVQGVIDPQMCGLGGFGVALIYEAHSKRIECLAFHARAGSKATATMWADRVLREAPDGFGFFLRDAVNDVGAASVGVPGTVAGLHALLERYGTWTWAQVLEPAIRIASEGFVVSAELARSWKARERYPERPSLLQRLQLSPEAHRLFLKPNGAPYDAGETLRNPDLARTLQTLADQGPKEFYSGSVAAAIIAELETHGGHITPTDLVNYRVRWHPPVRVPYRGYEVVSAPLPAGGVTVAQVLRLLEGFDLRRMGHNSPDYLFTVAQAFKAAFTAKVHHHGDPEFVAVPVDDLLSEAWAAQWRARIAAGEVLSVPRWGSHDPHGTTHLTVIDADGNIVALTHTLGSSSGVIPRGTGFMLNNAMVGFHPLPGHPNSIAPGKARVSGMAPTFVLRDGEPVLVLGAPGGARIVSGIVQVLLNIVEFGMTPTEAVTAPRFDAQLHAIECHARIPSWVLDKVQRRGQPCVKLPQSYGGIASVQVAQYRDGRWVGASDPAGGGAAFSPD, from the coding sequence ATGGCTGGATTAGTGGTCGCACCACAGGTGCTTGCCGCTGAGGAAGGCGTCAAAGTGCTGCGGCAAGGCGGCAACGCCGCTGACGCCGCAGTGACCGCAGCACTGGTGCAAGGCGTGATTGACCCCCAAATGTGCGGGTTGGGTGGCTTCGGTGTGGCGTTGATTTACGAGGCGCACAGCAAACGCATAGAGTGTTTAGCGTTCCACGCCCGCGCCGGCAGCAAAGCAACGGCAACGATGTGGGCTGACCGCGTGCTGCGCGAAGCGCCTGACGGGTTCGGCTTTTTCCTCCGCGACGCTGTCAACGATGTGGGGGCTGCATCGGTCGGTGTGCCGGGAACAGTGGCTGGATTGCACGCTTTGTTGGAACGCTACGGGACATGGACATGGGCGCAAGTGTTGGAACCTGCGATTCGCATCGCTTCCGAAGGCTTCGTCGTCAGCGCCGAACTGGCGCGCAGTTGGAAAGCCCGCGAACGCTATCCTGAACGCCCCTCTTTGCTGCAACGGTTGCAATTGTCCCCCGAAGCCCATCGGCTTTTCTTAAAACCCAACGGCGCCCCTTACGACGCCGGCGAAACCCTGCGCAACCCGGATTTGGCACGGACATTGCAGACGCTGGCAGATCAAGGTCCAAAAGAGTTCTACAGCGGGAGCGTCGCTGCAGCCATTATCGCCGAACTGGAAACGCATGGCGGACACATCACGCCCACCGATTTGGTCAATTATCGTGTGCGATGGCACCCACCAGTGCGGGTGCCTTATCGGGGCTACGAAGTCGTTTCTGCCCCGTTGCCGGCAGGCGGCGTGACTGTTGCGCAGGTATTGCGCCTTCTGGAAGGTTTTGACCTGCGGCGCATGGGGCACAATTCGCCCGATTACCTGTTCACCGTCGCGCAAGCCTTCAAAGCGGCGTTCACCGCTAAGGTCCATCACCACGGCGACCCGGAATTTGTCGCGGTGCCAGTGGACGATTTGCTTTCGGAGGCATGGGCGGCGCAATGGCGCGCTCGCATCGCCGCGGGCGAGGTGTTGTCGGTGCCCCGATGGGGCAGTCACGACCCGCATGGGACGACGCACCTGACAGTGATTGACGCCGACGGGAACATCGTCGCCTTGACCCACACGCTGGGGTCATCGTCAGGGGTCATTCCGCGCGGGACAGGGTTCATGCTCAACAACGCGATGGTGGGGTTCCACCCTCTGCCTGGGCACCCCAACTCCATTGCCCCTGGCAAAGCGCGGGTGTCGGGGATGGCGCCGACTTTCGTCTTGCGGGACGGCGAACCCGTGTTGGTGTTAGGAGCACCAGGCGGCGCCCGCATCGTCAGTGGCATCGTCCAAGTCCTGCTCAATATCGTGGAATTTGGCATGACCCCGACCGAAGCGGTAACGGCGCCGCGTTTTGATGCGCAACTGCATGCGATTGAGTGCCACGCCCGTATCCCGTCATGGGTGCTGGACAAAGTGCAGCGGCGAGGGCAACCTTGTGTCAAACTCCCGCAAAGTTACGGAGGCATCGCTTCGGTGCAAGTCGCTCAATACCGTGACGGGCGTTGGGTCGGTGCATCTGACCCTGCAGGCGGTGGCGCCGCCTTTTCACCCGACTAA